The following are encoded together in the Silurus meridionalis isolate SWU-2019-XX chromosome 2, ASM1480568v1, whole genome shotgun sequence genome:
- the chchd1 gene encoding coiled-coil-helix-coiled-coil-helix domain-containing protein 1 → MAMQSGCVIQEKVARLLSKQHGKPVLKPNKPLALKDEVANRKPNKGEASCVTEMAVVMACWKQNDFNTKLCSNELTVFYRCIERAQAEARARTKQQTLSQGGRLLPKQATTLLKRYPNL, encoded by the exons atggcAATGCAGAGTGGATGTGTGATTCAGGAAAAGGTGGCCAGATTGTTGAGTAAGCAGCATGGAAAGCCCGTCCTCAAACCCAACAAGCCTCTGGCCCTTAAAGATGAAGTCGCCAACCGCAAGCCGAACAAAGGAG AGGCCTCCTGTGTGACAGAAATGGCAGTAGTGATGGCTTGCTGGAAACAGAATGACTTCAACACCAAACTCTGCTCCAATGAACTCACCGTGTTCTACAGATGCATTGAGAGAGCACAG GCTGAGGCGCGTGCTCGAACAAAGCAGCAAACGCTTTCCCAGGGAGGGCGGCTTTTACCAAAACAGGCCACCACACTACTGAAGCGGTACCCAAATTTGTAA